Proteins from one Planctomyces sp. SH-PL62 genomic window:
- a CDS encoding magnesium transporter CorA family protein, whose protein sequence is MARDFRVIRDGMAGVPPGMPGLWAVACLGGVSLERGVPIAEIHDYIKEPDNVVWLDVKDPGPSELAMLIDEFGLHPVGLEAESLGRRRPKVDEFKGYALLITCVAVPGDDPKVLRTTELDLCLGRNFVVSIHRGRVPALEEAMARWMHGGPRLREGVGFLVFAVMDALVASFASFLAGIEEDVEEMEIAVFTRSDEESVRTLLQLKRNLAALRHELQSLRTIFEVLLRRDHPFFPEGAEVYLRDVYDHLLRMLDVLEAGRERADAAMDATLAIGSHRLNKTMKSLSLITVAMAVIGSVFGAYGMNFEEMPLARAPWGFWFVAAGTIVLVTTPLLIGWWRRWW, encoded by the coding sequence GCGGCGTGAGCCTCGAGCGCGGCGTCCCGATCGCTGAGATCCACGATTACATCAAGGAGCCCGACAACGTCGTCTGGTTGGACGTGAAGGACCCGGGGCCGTCGGAATTGGCCATGCTGATCGACGAGTTCGGCCTCCACCCTGTTGGGCTGGAGGCCGAGTCCCTGGGCCGACGACGTCCGAAGGTGGACGAGTTCAAAGGATACGCACTGCTGATCACCTGCGTGGCCGTGCCTGGGGACGATCCCAAGGTACTTCGGACCACCGAACTGGACCTGTGTCTCGGCCGGAATTTCGTGGTCTCCATCCACCGTGGCCGCGTCCCCGCCCTGGAGGAGGCGATGGCCCGCTGGATGCACGGCGGACCGAGGCTGCGCGAGGGGGTGGGCTTTCTTGTATTCGCGGTGATGGACGCCCTGGTCGCTTCCTTCGCCTCATTCCTGGCCGGCATCGAAGAGGACGTCGAAGAGATGGAGATCGCCGTATTCACCCGGTCGGACGAGGAGAGCGTGAGGACCCTGCTCCAGCTCAAGCGGAACCTCGCCGCGTTGCGACACGAACTCCAGTCTCTCCGGACGATCTTCGAGGTCTTGCTCCGTCGCGATCATCCGTTCTTCCCGGAGGGGGCGGAGGTGTATCTCCGGGACGTCTACGACCACCTTCTACGGATGCTCGACGTGCTGGAGGCCGGCCGCGAGAGGGCGGACGCCGCGATGGACGCAACGCTGGCCATCGGCTCCCACCGCCTGAACAAGACGATGAAGTCGCTGTCGCTCATCACCGTGGCGATGGCGGTCATCGGCTCGGTGTTCGGCGCCTACGGGATGAATTTCGAGGAGATGCCCCTCGCCAGGGCGCCGTGGGGCTTCTGGTTCGTCGCCGCGGGTACCATCGTCCTGGTCACGACGCCCTTGCTGATCGGGTGGTGGCGGAGGTGGTGGTGA
- a CDS encoding response regulator, with amino-acid sequence MHVLIADDDPVSRRLLQSYLQKWGYEVTAAKDGAEAWNLFVGGNYPMIITDWMMPELDGAALIRRVRSADRPSYVYTMLVTAKSEKEDLVEGMEAGADDFLTKPFDRDELRVRLRAGERIIRLEEDVREAKVALIETEKLASLGRLAAGVAHEMNNPLAFVVNNLAVLRRDVLDAMRVLDKYREWQSSLARAEPELAAEAARLEEEIDLPYLQGNLPQLFESSAEGLRRVRAIVQNLRDFARLDEAEFKQVDVNAALRSTLEALRHEIYKKAVRVETAFQELQPMLCHAGKINQTFLNILLNAIQASEREGLVEVRTRPDGGAAVLVEIEDHGTGIRPEDLPHIFEPFFTTKPVGAGTGLGLSVSYGIVKDQGGTIEVESDVGRGSLFRVRLPLHPPQADAGSGSMTVQ; translated from the coding sequence ATGCATGTCCTAATCGCGGATGATGACCCCGTCTCGAGGCGGCTGTTGCAGAGCTATCTGCAGAAATGGGGATACGAGGTGACGGCGGCGAAGGACGGGGCCGAGGCGTGGAACCTCTTCGTCGGCGGCAACTACCCGATGATCATCACCGACTGGATGATGCCGGAACTGGACGGGGCGGCGCTAATCCGACGAGTCCGATCGGCCGATCGGCCCAGCTATGTGTACACGATGCTCGTCACTGCGAAATCCGAGAAGGAAGACCTGGTCGAAGGCATGGAAGCCGGAGCCGACGACTTCCTGACCAAGCCGTTCGATCGGGACGAGCTCCGGGTCCGGTTGCGTGCCGGAGAAAGGATCATCCGCCTGGAGGAAGACGTGCGTGAAGCCAAGGTGGCGTTGATAGAGACGGAAAAACTCGCGAGCCTAGGCCGCCTCGCGGCGGGGGTGGCCCACGAGATGAACAACCCGCTCGCCTTCGTCGTCAACAACCTGGCGGTCCTCCGCCGCGACGTCCTGGACGCCATGCGTGTGCTGGATAAATACCGGGAATGGCAAAGCTCCCTGGCGCGGGCGGAGCCGGAACTCGCCGCCGAGGCGGCCCGCCTGGAGGAGGAGATCGATCTGCCTTACCTCCAGGGGAATCTCCCCCAACTCTTCGAGAGTTCAGCCGAGGGCCTGAGACGCGTCCGCGCGATCGTTCAGAATCTGCGCGACTTCGCCCGCCTGGATGAGGCGGAATTCAAGCAAGTCGACGTGAACGCCGCCCTCCGATCCACCCTGGAAGCCCTCCGTCACGAGATCTACAAGAAAGCGGTCCGCGTGGAAACCGCCTTTCAAGAGTTGCAGCCGATGTTGTGCCACGCCGGCAAGATCAATCAGACATTCTTGAATATTCTGCTCAACGCCATTCAGGCCTCCGAGCGCGAGGGGCTGGTCGAGGTCCGTACCCGGCCCGACGGGGGGGCTGCCGTGCTGGTGGAGATCGAAGACCACGGCACTGGGATCCGCCCCGAGGACCTGCCGCACATCTTCGAGCCCTTCTTCACCACGAAGCCGGTGGGCGCCGGCACTGGCCTGGGGCTCTCAGTCAGCTACGGAATCGTCAAGGACCAGGGCGGTACGATCGAAGTCGAGAGCGACGTAGGCCGTGGCAGCCTCTTCCGCGTCCGGCTCCCTCTCCATCCTCCGCAGGCAGACGCCGGCTCGGGGTCGATGACCGTGCAATGA